Below is a window of Mycolicibacterium rhodesiae NBB3 DNA.
CGGCGCCCGATAGGCATAGTGCGCCTTGGCGCTAGGTTTGAGGCTGCCGGGAAGATGGTAGTCGAAACCATGGTTACGCTTGGCGCAGTCCGAGCTGAGCAACTTAGAGTTTGGGTACTAATTAGCTAGAGGGAGGGACCCCACACATGATGAAGACGACGATGACCAAGGTGGCCGTCGCGATCGGCGGTTTGGCCTTGTCGGTGACCGCGGGCACCGGGATCGCATCCGCTCAGCCCTACGTTGACACGATGGTCAATTCGCCCTGCACGTACGACCAGGCGATCGCTGCGGTGAACGCGGAGAACCCGACGGCCGCTTCATACCTGATGCAGTCGCCGCCGAACCTCGAGTTCATCCGCGTGTTCCTGAGCTCTTCGAAGGATCAGCGCCTGAACCTGCTCAACCAGATTAAGGGCAACCCGGGGATCGATCAGGCCCTTCCGGTGTTCACGCAGATGATGTCTAGCTGCGTCAACTACTGAGCATCACTTCAGCGCGGGCACCCTTATGACGAGGGTGCCCGCGTTGTTGCTGAGTCGAAAACCTCTGCGCCACAAGCTATGCGAACGGCTCTCGGCCGCTAGCGCCCTTGCGTGAAGAACTCCAGGACGGCCGCGTTCACCGCATCCGGCCGTTCGAGAAATCCCAGGTGGCCGGTATCGGCGATCTCCAGATAGTGCCCATTCGGGATGGCGTCTGCTACCGCGGCGCCCAGGTGCGGAGGTATCACCAGATCATCGGCGAATCCGATCACCAGCACAGGCTGGGTGATCGCCCGGTAGGCGGGGAGCCGGTTGGTCGCCGGAGCGACATCATGCTGCGCGCGAAGCCCTGGAGTCGACCGGGTGGGCCACAGGGTGAACGTGTCGATCCAGTCCGCAACGGCCGCGTCGTCATTCAAAGTTTTCGGCGAAAAGCTCTCTAGCAGACGGAGTTTCGCTTCATAGGTAGCGGGCAACTGGACGCCGGCATTGGCGAAATCCTCTTCGGCGGTGCGGAAGAACGTGCGGGCGCGGTCATGGTGCCCACGGGTCGCCATCAGCACTGCATGGCTCACCAACTCGGGGCGTGCGAGCATCAGTTCCTGAGCGATGAAGGAACCCATCGACGCGCCCACCACCCGGGCGGGACCGGCGTCTAACTTCTCGATCAACTCTACGGTGTCAGCCACCATCGTCGCCGTCGTGAAGCCGTCCTCTTTGTCCGTCGCGCCCACTCCCCTGTTGTCGAATGTCACAACGCGGTATCCAGCCGCGAGAAGCGCAGGCGCCTGGTGGATCTGCCACGTGCGGCCGGCTCCCCCCTGGCCGGCGATGAAGAGCACTATCTCGCCTTGGCCACTATCGTCATACGCAAGATTCCCCACGTTACGGACGGTACTACTTGCAGCAAACTCCTGTGGTGGAGCCCCTGGGGGTTAACCCCCAGAAAACTGTCTGGCAAACCGCGGGGATAACCCCCAAGGATTCGTCCGGTAATCGCAGTGTCCTGGCGGTGCCGCGATCCGTAGGTTGGGCGTATGGTCACACTCGCGGATCAAAAAGCAGAGCCGGTCACGGCTGACACAACCACGCCGCCAGCGCCCCGTCGCATCGGCTTCGGACCCAGCGCGTCCCTGATTGCGGGCGCGGTGATCGGCGCCGTGTGGATCTGGGTGCCGATCATGCTCGTGATCTTCGGAATCTCAGCGCTTCCGACGGTGATCGGGTCCGCGATCGCCCTCGTGGTGTTCGTGTATCTGATGCGTGCCGTGGGGTGGCTCGAGCGGGTGCGCAGCGAAGCCGTCTTCGGCATGGGCCTGGCGGTGCCGCCCCGGAAGATGTCTCACCACACCGGATTTTCGCGCTGGATCCACCAAATGTGGCTCGACCTCAACAGCACCCGGTTCTGGAAAGGCGCCACACACCACTTCGTCCGGCTGGCTTACGACATGGCAGCCGGTGGTATCGCCTTTGCCCTGCTCGCATTTGCGTTTCTGGCGCCGGCCGGCGCATTCGCCATCGGCCGCAACAGCTCGGACTCCCCCGCGTTCTACCTTCCGCCGGTGCTGGCCTGGCCGCTGGCTGTGCTTGCCTTCGCAGTAGCCGGCGCGATTGTGGTGTTCGCTCCTGCGCTCGACGCGAAGATCGACAGCTGGTTGCTACCGCCGTCTCCTACCGAGGTGCTGAAGCACGAGATGAGCGTGCTCGCCGACGCCCGGCTGGGCGCGTTAACCTCGGCGCAGACTGAGCGCTACCGCATCGAGCGCGACTTGCACGACAGCGTGCAGCCGCGGCTCGTGTCGCTGGCGATGACGATCGGCCTGGCCCAGACGAAGCTCGATACCGACCCGGCCGCTGCCAAGACACTCATCGCTGAGGCGCACGGCGACGCCAAGTCCGCTCTGCTGGAACTTCGCAACGTCGTGCGCGGCATCGCGCCGTCGATCCTTGCCGATCGAGGACTGGACGCCGCACTCTCGTCCGTGGTGCAGCGCGCCGCAGTCCCCACCCTGTTGGACATCAACCTGCCCGGCCGGATCTCCGAGGAGACCGAGTCGGTGGCGTACTTCGTCGTCGCCGAGGCGTTGACCAACGTCGCCAAGCACGCGCAGGCGTCGCGGGCGGTGGTGACGGTCCGACACGATCAAGACGAAAATGCGCTCCACGTCTCGGTATTCGACGACGGCCGCGGTGGCGCGGAGATCACCGATAGCGCTGCCAACACCGGACTGCGCGGTCTGGCCGAGCGGGTGCGCGCGGCCCGCGGCACGTTCACGGTTTCGAGTCCCTTCACGGGGTCCACAACGGTCACCGCGGTGCTCCCATGCGAATAGCGATCGCCGAGGACTCGGCGCTGCTGCGCGCGGGCGTCGAGCGCATCCTGACCGACGCCGGCCACGAAGTGGTCGCCAGCGAGCCGGATGCTTCGAACCTGCTGCAGTTGGTCAACGAGACCAAACCCGACCTGGTGATCGTCGATGTCAGGATGCCGCCGACGTTCACCGACGAGGGAATTCGCTGCGCCGCAGCACTCCGCAAGCAGAATCCGGAGTCGCCCGTCCTGGTGTTGTCGCACTACGTCGAGGAGCGCTACGCCTCCGACCTGATCACGTCGGACACCCGCGGCTTCGGCTACCTCCTGAAGGACCGCGTCGCCGACGTGCCGGCATTCCTGGACGCAGTGTCGGTCGTCGGCAGCGGTGGGACGCTACTCGACCCCGAGGTCGTGTCCCAGATTCTCGCGCGATCGAACCGCCGCAATGCGCTCGATCAGCTGACCCCCCGCGAAGTCGAGGTCTTGCAGCTGATGGCCGAAGGCCGGACGAATTCGGCGATCGCCGCGACCTTGCACATGTCGACGGGTTCCGCCGAGAAGCACATCGCATCCATCTTCGCGAAATTGGCGCTGGTCCAAGACGACACCGAGAACCGCCGTGTCCTTGCCGTCCTGCGCTATCTCGAGTCGTAATCGAAAGGAATGCAAACATGAACGTGAAGACCGACCGCGAGGTCATCGAAGGCGCACTGGCAATCATCGAGACCGAGAACGGGTGGACACAGGGCACATACTGCCGCGACGCCGAGGGCTACGAGGTGCTGCCCGACGTCGACGCGCCGGGCGAATGGGTGCGGTTGCGCACCGAGCGCGTCGGAGATGGAGGCTACCGGGCGCATACCGACACCGGCGCGAAGCCGTGCAGCTTCTGCCCGCAGGGAGCGCTGCGCGCGGCGGCCGGGTGCTGGAGTTTCGGATTGCCCAGCGCAGAACGCGAGCAGCAGATCGATCGACTCGAGCAGCTTCTGCTCGAGACCGCGAACTCCGCTGCGATGCCTGGCTGGCCGAGCTTACCTGCTTTTAACGACGACTCGCGTACCACCCAAGCCGACGTAGTGCTGGTGCTCAAGCGCGCCGCCGCGCACCTCGAAGCGCAGGAAGACTAACCGCGGGGAGCACCAACGACGCCTCGAGCTAGGCGCCGTCCCGACGCGCTGCGATGCGAGTCGCGCCCGCGGCCATCGCGGTACTGGTGACCCTCGGCAGTCTGGTCAGCCTCGCGTACTTACGGTCGGGTTCAGCAGCATCCGCGTCGTCACCGAAACACGCGCGCTACCGACCGATATGCGTCTGCTGTCCATCGACACCGGAGATGTGCCCGCCGTCGTCCGCGTCGTCACCGATGCCGGCGCTCAACAACCGCGCATCGACCTGCGCATGGTCACCCGCGGGCAGACTCAACTCGATGTGGCCGACGATGCCCCCACAGCGGAGTCACGCTGAGCGACAACGGTTCCGGATTTCTGTGGTTCAACCGCACCGGCGAGATCAGGGTCGTCATGCCGCCCGATGTCGCACGGGATCTGAGCATGACCGTCAACGAGCAGGCACGCCCGATCACCACCTGAGGCGACCGCTTTCGGCGTAAAGCACCACGTCGAAAGACGCACGATCGTTCTCCTCTTCAGAGGCCCACTGATCGACTGACAGCACGGTGTTCCCGTTGCCGTCCAGCAAGTGGACGGTGTGGGCGTCCACGGTGGACGTCAACGTGCATGCTTTCTCGTTGATGACGCGACGCGCTGGGGAGACACTGTTGTCGTCGTACGAGACGTCCGGCAGGGGGTGGCCGTACAGCTCCTCATAGCGTTGACGAAAATCGTTGAAGGAGGCTGCTTCTTGCGGCCGACCCTGCGAAGGCCATAAATTTCATCGTGAGGACCCCGAACTTCCATGTGCGCGAACCGCCGGGCGACCTCACCGACGAAGAGAATGTCGGTGTGATCCAGCCACTCGTTCGGCTCGGCGTGTTACGTCTGGCACCCAAACTACCGACGTGCATGAGAACGGCCCCCGGAGTTTCCTCCGGGGGCCGTTCCATTTAGTAGCGGGGACAGGATTCGAACCTGCGACCTCTGGGTTATGAGCCCAGCGAGCTACCGAGCTGCTCCACCCCGCGACGGGTAAACGCAAGGTTACCGAAGCCCCAGGTGCAGCTCCAAATCGAGTGCTCAGCGGGTCGACTGGTACTTCTTCACGGCGTCGTCGAGGCGTTGTAGTGCCTCACCGAACTCGGCGAAATTGCCACCCGACTGAGCGCCTTGCAGCGCGTCCAGCGCGGTGTTGATATCTTGCAGCGCCGCGGCTTTGGCCGGCGACAATTGGACCGGTGCACCGGGCGGTACGGCCGTCGGTAGCGGCGTCGGGGGTGTGCCCTGGTTCGTGGGCGGTTGCGCCGCCGGCGGCTGACCGTCCGCGCCTGGCGTGGCCTGCGGCTGGCCGTTCACCGGACCGGTCGGTGCTGGACCGGTGGCAGTGGCGTCCGCACCCGGTCCGAACAGCTCGGTGAGCGCGTCGCGCACCGTCGGGCCGTAGCCGACCTTGTCGTTGTACATCATCGCCACACGAATCAGACGCGGGTACGACGACGCCGCATCACTGGCGCCAGGCGACGCGTACACGGGCGCGACGTAGAGCAGACCGCCCTGCGCCACAGGCAGCGTGAGCAGGTTGCCCCACCGGATGCGGTTCTGGTTGTCACGGCCGATGACGCCGAGGTCCTGGCTCACCGCGGTATCGGTGCTGATCGCGTTGAACGCCAACTTGGGACCGTTGACCTGGCCCGGAATGGTCAGCACCGTGAGCTTGCCGTACGTATCGGGGTCCGAACTCGCGCTGATGTAGGCCGCGAGGAAGTCGCGCCGGAACCGGTTCATCGCACTCGTCAGCTGGAACGACGCCGAATTATCATTGCTCGCAAGGTTTTTGGCGACGATGTAGTACGGCGGCTGGTAGCTGCTGGCCGTGGGGTTGGGGTCCAAGGGCACATCCCAGAAGTCCGACGTCGAGAAAAACGTCACGGGATCGTCCACGTGGTACTTGGCCAGCAGCGCGCGCTGAACCTTGAACAGATCCTCGGGGTAACGCAGATGTTGTTGCAGTTCAGGGGTGATGTCGCTCTTCGGCTTGACCGTGCCGGGGAACACCTTCATCCACGCCTGCAGCACCGGGTCCTGTTCGTCCTGCGCGTACAGGGTCACCGTGCCGTCATATGCGTCCACAGTCGCCTTGACCGAGTTGCGGATGTAGGACACCTGCTTGTCGACCTGCAGTCGGTTGGCCGCCACCTCCGTGGAGTCCGCGGTCGCGCTCGACAGCGTCGTCAACTGCGAGTACGGGTAGTTGTCCAGCGTCGTGTAGCCGTCGACGATCCACACCATCTTCTTGTTCACAATCGCGGGATAGACGGTGGTGTCGGTGGTCAGCCACGGCGCGGCCGCTTCGACGCGTTCGGCCGGATCTCGGTTGAACAGGATCTTGCTGTTCTCGCCAATCACGTTGGAGAACAAGAAGTTCCGCTCGGCGAACTTCGCGGCGAACACCGAGCGAGCCAGCCAGTTGCCGACGGGCACCCCGCCGGAACCACCGTAGGTGTAGTTCTTGGTCTCGGTGTTGGTCTCGTAGTCGTATTCGCGGTCGGGACCGCCGTTGTTGCCCACGATCGCGTAATCGGCCGACGTGTCGGCGATCACCGGGCCGTAGTAGATCCGCGGCTGATCCAGCGGAGCCGGACCCGGCGAGACGACGCTGCCGTTCGCGCCGACGACGCTCGCCAAAAACTCCGGGTAGCCGCCGTTCTGGTTCGGGTCGTTGGCAACTCCACGAACAGTGTTGGCCGGCGACGCAATGAATCCGTTACCGTGGGTGTACACCGTGTGCCGATTGATCCAGTCGCGCTGGTTGTCGATCAGCCGGTCGGGGTTGAGCTCACGGGCGGCGACGACGAAGTCACGAAGGTTTCCGTCCCGTCCGGTGTAGCGGTCCATCGCCAGGTGGTCAGGGAAGTAGTAAAAGTTCTTGCCCTGCTGGAACTGGGTGAACGCGGGGCTGACGATCGTCGGGTCGAGCAACCGGATGTTCGACGTGGTCGCCCGGTCATTGGCCACCTGCTGGGCCGTCGTCTGGGCGTCACCGCTGTAGTCGCGGTACGTCACGGTCTCTTCGGTCAGCCCGTAGGCCTGTCTCGTCGCCGCGATACTTCGACTGATGTATTCGCTTTCCTTCTGCGCCGCATTGGGTTTGACGCTGAACTGCTCGACGACCAACGGCCATCCTGCACCGATCACCAGCGACGACAGCAGCAGCAGCACCACACCGATCGCGGGAATCCGCAAGTCTCGCAACACAATCGCAGAGAAGACGGCCGCCGCGCAGATGACTGCGATGGCCATCAGGATCAGCTTCGCGGGCAGCACCGCGTTGATATCGGTGTAGCCGGCGCCGGTGAACGGCTTGCCGCCGCGGGTGTGGCTCAAGAGTTCGTACCGGTCCAGCCAGTACGCGACGGCCTTGAGCAGCATGAGGATGCCGACCAACGTGATCAGCTGGATACGCGCCGCGCGACTGAGCGCGCCGCTACGGCCTGACAAGCGGATGCCACCGAACAGGTAGTGGCCCAACAGATTGGCGATGAAGGCCAGGAATGTGGCGATGAAGAGGAAGCTCAGCACGAGCCGGTAGAACGGCAGATCGAACGCGTAGAAGCCGAGGTCCATGCCGAACTGCGGGTCGTTGATCCCGAAGCTGCCGCCGTGCAGGAACAGCTGGATGCGGGTCCAGTAACTCTGCGCCACGATTCCGGCGAGCAGCCCGATGAACGCCGGAATGCCGATGCCCACGAGCCGCAACCGGCTCATCACCGCGGTGCGGTACCGCGCGACCGGATCGTTGGGACCGTTGGTCGGGACGAACACGGGGCGGGTGCGGTAGGCCAGTGCCAACCCGGCGAACACGATCGCACCGATGACCACCGCCGCGACCAGGAACACCACCAGGCGGGTGACCAGCTGGGTGGTGAACACCGAGCGGTACCCCAACTCGCCGAACCACAGCCAGTCGACGTAGGTGTCGATCAGGCGTGGCCCGATCAGCAGGATCAGAACGAACGCCGCGGAAACCGCGATGAGGACTCGGCTACGTCGTGTCAGCTTCGGCATTCTTGCCGCGGGCCGCATACCCACTCGTCAACTCCAGTTTCTAACGTTGGCAGACGTCGTGACCGCCGTGGGGACAACTCTACGCAAGTGAAAAGCGCCGATGACTCCGCAGCGGCCCTAGCAGTGCGGCCGTTCGCCGCCAGCAGACAACGTCTCCAGCGCCGACACGGCCTGATCCAGCGTCTCGACCTTGATCAGCTCCAACCCGACGTCGTGGGCCGTTTTCGCTTCCTCGCAGTTCTCGGCGGGCACCAGGAAGATCGTCGCGCCGGCATCGGAGGCCGCCAGCATCTTGTGGGTGATGCCGCCGATCGGACCGACCTTGCCATCGCCGGTGATCGTTCCGGTTCCCGCGACGAACTTGCCGTCGTTGAGGTTGCCGGTGGTGAGTTTGTCGACGACGGCGAGGCTGAACATCAACCCGGCCGACGGCCCCCCGATGTTGGCGAGATTGAAATCGACGGTGAACGGCGCCCACGGCGCGTCGAGCACTCCGATCCCCAGGTATCCCTGGTCTTTCTCGGGGTGTTTACCCAGCGTGATGGTGGCCGCGCCAAGGTCTCCGTTCCTCCGTCGGTAGTCCAGCGTCACGGTGTCCCCCGGCTTGGTGTCCTTGATCAGGGCCTGGAAGTCGTCCAGATTGGTCACCGGCTTGCCGTTGACGTAGTCGATCGCGTCGCCCGGTTCGAGCTTGCCCGCCGAAGGGCCGTCCTCGTTGACCGTCTGCGCGGTCACCGCCATCGGGTATTTCAGGTAGAGCAGTGCGGCGTATTCGGCGCTGTCCTCGGACTGGCGGAAGTCGGTGTTGTTGGCCTCGTCGACCTCGTCCTTCGACTTGTCCGGCGGATACACCAGATCCCGCGGCACCAGCTGCTCGCGGCCCGACATCCACAACGCGAGCGCCTGTCCCAGCGTCAGGCCGTCGCGCTGCGACACCGTGGTCATGTTCAGATGCCCTGACGTGGGGTGCACCTCGGTGCCCTCGATGTCGACGACCTGCTTACCGTCGACCTCAGCCAGTGTGTCGAACGTCGGTCCCGGCCCCAGCGCGACGAACGGCACCGTCACGACCGACAGCACGACGCCGAACACGACGATGGGGACCAGCGCGACGAGCAACGTCAAAATGCGCCTGTTCACGCCGCCCAATGTAGAGGTTGGCCTCGGATTCGCTCTCGGCGTGACGTGCCACGGCACAAGGCGGGGCGGCTGTGAGTACCGTTGAGGGCATGGCTGACCTGCCTTTCGGCTTCTCCTCCGGGGACGACCCCGAGCGAGACAAACACAAAAAGGACCCGGAATCGGGGTCCGGCGGTGATCCGTTCGGCATGGGCGGGGCCGGGTTCGACATGTCCCAGCTCGGGCAGATCTTCAGCCGTCTCGGCGAGATGTTCAGCGGCGCTCAGAACATGTCGGCGGACGGCACGCGGTCAGGTCCGGTGAACTACGACCTGGCGCGTCAGCTCGCGTCGAGCTCGATCGGTTTCGTCGCACCCGTGAGCGAGAAGACCGGCGCAGCGATCTCCGATGCCGTCCACCTCGCCGAGACGTGGCTCGACGGCGTGACGGCGCTGCCTGCGGGCACCACCAAGGCGGTGGCGTGGACGCCGACCGACTGGGTCGACAACACCCTGGAGACGTGGAAGCGGCTGTGTGATCCGGTGGCCGAGCAGATCTCCACGGTGTGGGCATCGTCGCTGCCCGAAGAGGCGAGGTCGATGGCGGGTCCGCTGCTGTCGATGATGAGTCAGATGGGCGGCATGGCCTTCGGTTCGCAGCTGGGCCAGGCGCTGGGCACGCTGTCCAAAGAAGTGCTGACCTCCACCGATATCGGATTGCCGTTGGGCCCCAAGGGTGTTGCGGCGCTGATGCCTGCCGCCGTGGAATCGCTCGCCGAGGGACTGGAGCAGCCGCGCAGCGAGATCATCACGTTCCTCGCGGCGCGCGAGGCCGCCCACCACCGCCTGTTCAGCCACGTGCCGTGGCTGTCCACCCAGCTCCTCAACGCGGTCGAGGCGTTCGCCAAGGGCATGAAGATCGACATGAGCGGCCTCGAGGAACTCGCGCAGGGCTTCAACCCCGCGGCGCTGGCCGATCCGTCTCAGATGGAACAGCTGCTGAACCAGGGCATCTTCGAACCGAAAGCGACGCCGGAGCAGACCGCGGCACTGGAGCGGCTCGAAACACTGTTGGCGTTGATCGAGGGGTGGGTGCAGACCGTCGTCACCGACGCGCTGGGCGACCGAATCCCCGGCACGTCGGCCCTCTCGGAGACCCTGCGCAGGCGGCGCGCCACCGGTGGCCCCGCCGAGCAGACCTTCGCGACGCTCGTCGGCCTGGAACTGCGGCCCCGCAAGATGCGCGAGGCGGCCGCCTTGTGGGAGCGGCTGACCGAAGCGGTCGGCGCCGACGCACGCGATGGCGTGTGGCAGCACCCCGATCTGTTGCCGAGCGCAGAAGACCTCGACGAGCCCGCCGGCTTCATCGACCGGATGATCGGTGGCGACACCAGCGGCATCGACCAACTGCTCGCCGATCTCGAAAAGGACACTGGGACAGACGAACCCGAGCGCTGATCCGAGCCCTGTGGATAACTCGGCGGGTTTGGCGCCTGACGTGTCAGACTCCTCGGATGGGGCGCTACGTCCTCGACCCTTCCAGGCCGGTGTTGTTGCGACCCGACGGCGTCGTACAGGTGGGCTGGGATCCGCGGCGCGCGGTCCTGGTCCGTCCGCCGCCGGGGTTGACCGCCAAGGACCTCGCCGATCTGCTGCGTCGTCTGCAGTCGGGTGCCACCCCGGCCGAGATCCAAGCACACGCAACCGAGGCCGGCGCTGACGACGTCGCCGACCTCATCTCCTCGCTCGTCGGCGCCGGACTCGTGACGACCACGCCGCGCCGACGCACCCGCGCCGCGTCAATCCGGATTCACGGGCGCGGTCCGCTGTCTGATCTGCTCGGCGGGGCCTTGCGCTGCTCGGGAGCCCAGATCACGCACAGCAGCCGCACGCATGCCGGAGCGCCGACCGAATCGACCGATCTGGCGGTGCTGACCGATTTCCTGGTGTCCGATCCGCGCGTCGTGCGCGATCTGCACGCGGCCGGGGTTCCGCACCTTCCGGTCCGGGTGCGCGACGGTGTCGGCCTCGTCGGCCCGCTCGTCATTCCCGGCGTGACCAGCTGTCTCGGGTGTGCTGACCTGCACCGCAGCGACCGCGATGCCGCCTGGCCGGCCCTGGCCGCGCAACTACGCGACACGGTCGGCAGCGCTGACCGAGCCACGGTGCTGGCAACAGCGGCGCTGGCGCTCAACCAGATCGACCGGGTCATATGCGCCATTCGTGACGAATCCGGGGTGTCGCGCTCCCCTGACCCGCCGCCCACCTTGGACGCGACGCTCGAGTTCGACGTCAATGTGGGTTCGATCGTGGCGCGCCGCTGGTCGCGGCATCCGCATTGCACCTGTTGACAACGTTTAGCGCCAAGTCGTTGCAGGGTGTTCAGCGATGTCGTGGATGATGGACTGGTGAGTGAGATCAAACGGGGCGGCGCCGCTCGCAATGCCAAGATCGCGGGGCTCGGGGCAGGCATGGCAGGCCGGGCGGCACTCGGCTTCGGCAAGCGGCTGACGGGCAAGTCCAAGGACGAGGTCAGCGCGGAGCTGATGGACAAGGCGGCTCAGCAGCTGTTCACCGTTCTCGGTGAGCTCAAGGGCGGCGCGATGAAGGTCGGCCAGGCCCTTTCGGTCATGGAGGCCGCCATCCCCGAGCAGTACGGCAAGCCGTACCGCGAAGCGCTCACCAAACTGCAGCGCGAAGCTCCGCCGTTGCCCGCCCCCAAGGTGCACCGCGTGCTCGACCAGCAGCTGGGCACCAAGTGGCGCGAACGGTTCACGTCCTTCGACGACACCGCCGTGGCGTCGGCCAGCATCGGCCAGGTCCACAAGGCGGTCTGGTCCGACGGTCGCGAGGTTGCCGTCAAGATCCAGTACCCGGGTGCCGACGAGGCCCTGCGCGCCGACCTGAAGACGATGCAGCGGATGGTCGGCGTGCTTCGCCAGCTGTCCCCCGGCGCGGATGTCCAGGGTGTGGTCGACGAGCTGATCGAGCGCACCGAGATGGAACTCGACTATCGGCTCGAGGCCGACAATCAGCGTGCGTTCGCCAAAGCCTATGAGGGACATCCTCGCTTCGTCGTCCCGCGCATCGTCGCCAGCGCCCCCAAAGTGGTGATCCAGGAATGGATCGAGGGCATCCCGATGTCGGTGATCATCCGTGAGGGCACGCAGGAGCAGCGCGATCTGATGGGGACCCGACTGTTCGAGCTGACCTACGACGCGCCCAAGCGTCTCGAGATGATGCACGGCGACGCCCATCCTGGGAACTTCATGCTGCTGCCGGACAACAAGATGGGTGTCATCGACTTCGGCGCGGTCGCGCCGATGCCCGGCGGCATTCCTGTCGACATCGGGCTCGCGACGCGATACGCGCTCAACGACGACTACGAGAACCTGCAGGCAGCGATGCAGCGCATCGGGTTCATCCAGAAGGGTGAGCAGGTCTCGCACCGCGAGATGGACGAGATGATGAAGCAGTACGTGGAACCGCTCGAGGTCGAGGTGTTCCATTACACGCGAAAGTGGCTGCAGCGGATCACGGCTGCGAATATGCGACCGGAACGCGCGGCCGGCCAGATCAAAGCTGCGCGGCAGATGGACATCCCGGCGAAGCTGGCGATTCCGATGCGGGTGATCGCGTCCAACGTCGCGATCTCGTGTCAGCTCGATGCCCACATTCCGGCCAGAGCGCTTGCGACAGAACTGGTTCCGGGATTCGCTGAAGACGCGGCGTAGGTCTCTAGCCTCACGCCGAAACTGTCCGCGGTGGCGTATTGCGCCGGCAGAACCCGGCAGCCGCCACTACGCCGCTGCCGGGCTCCCCTCGGTGTTCTTACGTGGCCGACCGCGCGGACGCTTGCGCGCGATGACCGTGCCTCGGTCGAGGATCTCGCCGCCCCAGACACCCCACGGTTCCTCCCGCTCGAGCGCTGCGGCCAGGCACTCGCGACGGATCGGGCAATCCGCACACAGCGACTTGGCACGTTCGAGTTCGACTGGGTTCTCGGCGAACCACATGTCCGGGTCGTTCAGATGACAGGGCACCGCAAGCTTCGTCCGTTGTCGGCATGTCTGCGTCTGGACGCTCTTCGCGGGAGCGCTCATCGCAAGTGACATGGCTCGTACCTCTGCTTCCTGGTCGTTGGTTTCGTATCTCATCGGTCTTTTCGATGGATCCTGACCAGGTCTTTCGGGGGTCCGAATGATTCCCAAAAAACTTTGGCCACGGATCCGGTAACTGCGGGTCCGTGGCCTCTCGGGCGAAAATCGTGGGCTTTCTAGATGATGCCCCGATTCACGGACGTTCCAGTCGCGGCGGCGGTGCGGCGGCGCTTGGGCT
It encodes the following:
- a CDS encoding YlbL family protein, which gives rise to MNRRILTLLVALVPIVVFGVVLSVVTVPFVALGPGPTFDTLAEVDGKQVVDIEGTEVHPTSGHLNMTTVSQRDGLTLGQALALWMSGREQLVPRDLVYPPDKSKDEVDEANNTDFRQSEDSAEYAALLYLKYPMAVTAQTVNEDGPSAGKLEPGDAIDYVNGKPVTNLDDFQALIKDTKPGDTVTLDYRRRNGDLGAATITLGKHPEKDQGYLGIGVLDAPWAPFTVDFNLANIGGPSAGLMFSLAVVDKLTTGNLNDGKFVAGTGTITGDGKVGPIGGITHKMLAASDAGATIFLVPAENCEEAKTAHDVGLELIKVETLDQAVSALETLSAGGERPHC
- a CDS encoding cyclodehydratase, giving the protein MGRYVLDPSRPVLLRPDGVVQVGWDPRRAVLVRPPPGLTAKDLADLLRRLQSGATPAEIQAHATEAGADDVADLISSLVGAGLVTTTPRRRTRAASIRIHGRGPLSDLLGGALRCSGAQITHSSRTHAGAPTESTDLAVLTDFLVSDPRVVRDLHAAGVPHLPVRVRDGVGLVGPLVIPGVTSCLGCADLHRSDRDAAWPALAAQLRDTVGSADRATVLATAALALNQIDRVICAIRDESGVSRSPDPPPTLDATLEFDVNVGSIVARRWSRHPHCTC
- a CDS encoding zinc-dependent metalloprotease, which translates into the protein MADLPFGFSSGDDPERDKHKKDPESGSGGDPFGMGGAGFDMSQLGQIFSRLGEMFSGAQNMSADGTRSGPVNYDLARQLASSSIGFVAPVSEKTGAAISDAVHLAETWLDGVTALPAGTTKAVAWTPTDWVDNTLETWKRLCDPVAEQISTVWASSLPEEARSMAGPLLSMMSQMGGMAFGSQLGQALGTLSKEVLTSTDIGLPLGPKGVAALMPAAVESLAEGLEQPRSEIITFLAAREAAHHRLFSHVPWLSTQLLNAVEAFAKGMKIDMSGLEELAQGFNPAALADPSQMEQLLNQGIFEPKATPEQTAALERLETLLALIEGWVQTVVTDALGDRIPGTSALSETLRRRRATGGPAEQTFATLVGLELRPRKMREAAALWERLTEAVGADARDGVWQHPDLLPSAEDLDEPAGFIDRMIGGDTSGIDQLLADLEKDTGTDEPER
- a CDS encoding macrolide-binding ATPase MABP-1; translation: MDDGLVSEIKRGGAARNAKIAGLGAGMAGRAALGFGKRLTGKSKDEVSAELMDKAAQQLFTVLGELKGGAMKVGQALSVMEAAIPEQYGKPYREALTKLQREAPPLPAPKVHRVLDQQLGTKWRERFTSFDDTAVASASIGQVHKAVWSDGREVAVKIQYPGADEALRADLKTMQRMVGVLRQLSPGADVQGVVDELIERTEMELDYRLEADNQRAFAKAYEGHPRFVVPRIVASAPKVVIQEWIEGIPMSVIIREGTQEQRDLMGTRLFELTYDAPKRLEMMHGDAHPGNFMLLPDNKMGVIDFGAVAPMPGGIPVDIGLATRYALNDDYENLQAAMQRIGFIQKGEQVSHREMDEMMKQYVEPLEVEVFHYTRKWLQRITAANMRPERAAGQIKAARQMDIPAKLAIPMRVIASNVAISCQLDAHIPARALATELVPGFAEDAA
- a CDS encoding WhiB family transcriptional regulator: MSLAMSAPAKSVQTQTCRQRTKLAVPCHLNDPDMWFAENPVELERAKSLCADCPIRRECLAAALEREEPWGVWGGEILDRGTVIARKRPRGRPRKNTEGSPAAA